The following DNA comes from Haemorhous mexicanus isolate bHaeMex1 chromosome 19, bHaeMex1.pri, whole genome shotgun sequence.
GGAGATCAGCTTGATTGTGACATTTGGAGGCTCCCTTGACTCCTTTTCCTGTGGGTGGAAAAATGTCTCTTCCAGGGGGAGATTTTGTCTGCAGGAGGGAAGATGGATCCAATACCAGTGAGATCTTCTGCTTGGTCTGAGGGCAGCCAGTGGATGAGTTGAAAAAACCAGCTTAAATTGCAACCCCAGACTGGCaatagagaaggaaaaaaatggagttttttttcaagcagaaaatgttacaaaaatatctgagattttgttttgtgttattttatgcctgaaaaaaaatctcctcaaaaaaaaatttcctgatGAAAAAAGGCCAAAACTGACTCTTTTTTACTTAAATTCTAAAAATGCTAtggattttctttctcctcctaaTAGCATCCCTGCCTATATATCTAAGCAAAAAGCTTACATCCAAGCTACCCCCACATCTTGTTTCTTTCCAGGGAAGGACGAGCCAAATGCCAGAAGCCCAGTCCAGCCAAGAGCCAGAAGAGGAAGCTGCCTGAGGAAAAGGAGCCTGCTGCTGAGGAACGTGGTAATATTGATCACAGCAAACCCAGAGAATGATATTCAGGAAGTTATTCAAGCTAAATCATTCCTTGCTCCAGCTCATGCTGCTGCAGTAGCACAGCTAAGGAGAGAGGGCAGGCAGGACTGACCACCACAGTATCTGGGCAGAAAGGAGCTGGAAGGGGATATTCCCTTAAGGCAGAAGGACTGCAGCAGGTGGTTGTGTGTTTCCTTCCACCACCCTGTGATTACTGCAACTGCCAACAGACCATTGTGAGCTTTGCCTCCCTCTTCCCCTTTCTCATTCTTTcccattctttcttttccctgctttgaGTCAGATTTTGAGAAGGATGAGAATGTAGACGTGAAGGAAGAGAGTAACCCTGTGGTGGTGAGCAGTGGATATCCCTTCTGGGGCTCGGAGCAGAACAGCAGCCAGGCCTTCCCTGCAGCCTCGCCAGTGCCTGCTGACCAGAGGGAGGCTCtggccagagagcagcaggtgcCAACACCATCCTACCACACATATCGGTGAGTGCTGCCTTCTGCTCCAAAGCCACACTTCAGCTGATGGGATTCCTCTTCTTCTGCTGGGCATTCCCTAAGAAAAACTGCCAGCTGGGAATAGGGGGAGGATCCCTTTCTGTTGGAGAGCACATGTGGTTGAGAGATGGGAGATTAGCATGGACATAGGTCCAAAGATAGCCTTTCTCTTCTAGTTCAAACCCAGTGGTTCTGGGCATGCTCATCTCTGTCCCAAAATGctctcccagccagctctgagtACTACAGAGCTTGCCTGTCCTTTGGAGGAAGTGTTGGAGGACTCCAgtcatttttccttcctcattgCAAAATTGGTGTGAGTCCAGACTAGAACTTAGCCTGAACTAAGGTTGTCTGGACTCACCTTCTCtggcatttcatttttctgtgtgacAGTGAGGCCTGGGCTAAAATCCACAGTAACAGTAAGATGAAGCAATAGGCAAGGGGAAGAGCTTGCCCTGCTTTTCCCCAGAGGATATTTGTGGGTTTTCCATGGTTTTCCACTCTGGTAGGTCTGACTTGCTCTTCTCTCTGCCCTTGGGCCCAGGTTCCACgaagctggggacagccagcagcttcccagccgTGACACCGCAACCTTGAACGATTTCCGGGCAAGGTGCCACGCCTTGGATCTCGCCATGGTGCCTGAGCACGACTCCAAACAGCTCCCAGAGGGCTTCACCAACCTGCCCCCACTGCCCccacctctgcctcctccccagGACTACACAGGAGTGGTGAACATGGCTCTGGACTCTGTGGGGAAAGCCGGGGCGCGGGCCCCCATGTACAGTCCCTATGGCACCGAGCAGGGCCTGGGGCAGTGGGTGGTGCCTTCCCACAGCCAGTACAGGGCAATGAGCTACTCGGCCTTCTCCACGGAGTACAACACACAAGGAACTCCAGGACATGCCCATGGCACCATGGCAGAGTGGAGCCAGTACCCTCTGTTCCCCTACGCTTGCTGGTGAATTGAGAGGACCCTTCCCAGtgaaaaaactgaaagaaaattgtaAATGAGATTGAATTTACTGTTGGACTTGTGAAGCTTTGCCTACACTAGGCAGAGGTATTGCT
Coding sequences within:
- the LOC132336290 gene encoding T-box-containing protein TBX6L, with translation MQALPDVKAPCEALPSPSLEPFPQSSIVVTLEDMGLWMKFHQIGTEMIITKSGRRMFPQCKIKVSGLIPYAKYLMLVDFVPMDNFRYKWNKDQWEVAGKAEPQLPCRTYVHPDSPAPGSHWMKEPVSFQKLKLTNNTLDQHGHIILHSMHRYKPRFHIVQADDLFSVRWSIFQVFSFPETVFTSVTAYQNEQITKLKIDNNPFAKGFREHGKNTRREGRAKCQKPSPAKSQKRKLPEEKEPAAEERDFEKDENVDVKEESNPVVVSSGYPFWGSEQNSSQAFPAASPVPADQREALAREQQVPTPSYHTYRFHEAGDSQQLPSRDTATLNDFRARCHALDLAMVPEHDSKQLPEGFTNLPPLPPPLPPPQDYTGVVNMALDSVGKAGARAPMYSPYGTEQGLGQWVVPSHSQYRAMSYSAFSTEYNTQGTPGHAHGTMAEWSQYPLFPYACW